In a genomic window of Glycine max cultivar Williams 82 chromosome 13, Glycine_max_v4.0, whole genome shotgun sequence:
- the LOC100796938 gene encoding transcription factor TCP3 — translation ASLKRKNNNIKCLSLDPQRKRAFAATVEHAGTTSSSQGMVRGSGGEIVQVEGGHIVRSTGRKDRHSKVCTAKGPRDRRVRLSAHTAIQFYDVQDRLGYDRPSKAVDWLINKAKSSIDQLAHLPPWKPTLPSPAPPHLNDDHSDKPNPNPNPNPNPNPNPNHSPDAQILNQFDHDDGAGAGSSYLPMDNDAIRSFFPTTTSSLVQFQSYPPDLLSRTSSQDLRLSLQSLQDPILLHHNHNNNEHVLFAGTAFDNMVAWNNNSNNNHNNNNHNNNNNNNNNNNTASNDTCGGGGGGGGGGGGGGGGFVFNAPSTLPGPATVASPTVVFGHGYGQGQYFSQRGPLQSSNSPSVRAWIDAPSFVAAAADHRHHHYLSPAAAAAALVYQSAPPTAAFTAAPGGFSGFRVPARIQGEEEHDGGMSDKPSSASSDSRR, via the coding sequence GCAAGTCTTAAGAGgaaaaacaacaacatcaaGTGTCTGAGTCTGGATCCTCAACGGAAACGGGCTTTTGCGGCTACGGTGGAGCATGCAGGAACGACGTCGTCCAGCCAGGGGATGGTGAGAGGAAGCGGAGGGGAGATAGTTCAAGTTGAAGGCGGTCACATTGTGCGCTCCACAGGGCGGAAGGACCGTCACAGCAAAGTGTGCACCGCCAAAGGCCCTCGTGACCGACGGGTGAGGTTATCGGCCCACACCGCCATCCAATTCTACGACGTCCAGGACCGCTTGGGCTACGACCGCCCCAGCAAGGCCGTCGACTGGCTCATCAACAAGGCCAAGTCCTCCATCGACCAACTCGCCCACCTCCCTCCCTGGAAACCCACTCTCCCCTCACCCGCACCACCTCATCTAAACGACGACCATTCAGacaaacctaaccctaaccctaaccctaaccccaacCCCAACCCCAACCCCAACCATAGCCCTGATGCCCAAATTCTCAACCAGTTCGACCACGACGATGGAGCTGGAGCTGGTTCCAGTTATCTTCCTATGGATAACGACGCGATAAGGTCGTTCTTCCCCACGACGACTTCCTCGTTGGTTCAATTCCAGAGCTACCCACCGGATTTGCTCTCCAGAACCAGTAGCCAGGACCTGCGTCTCTCGCTTCAGTCCTTGCAAGACCCTATTTTACTTCACCACAACCACAACAACAACGAGCACGTGCTTTTCGCTGGAACCGCCTTTGATAACATGGTAGCGTggaataataatagtaataataatcataataataataatcataataataataataataataataataataataatactgcTTCTAATGATacttgtggtggtggtggtggtggtggtggaggaggaggaggaggaggaggagggttTGTGTTTAACGCTCCTTCGACTTTGCCGGGGCCGGCGACGGTGGCGTCGCCGACGGTGGTGTTTGGTCATGGTTATGGTCAAGGCCAGTATTTTTCTCAGAGGGGACCCCTTCAGTCCAGTAACAGCCCTTCCGTTCGTGCGTGGATTGACGCGCCATCGTTCGTCGCTGCTGCCGCCGATCATCGGCATCATCACTATCTGTCTCCCGCGGCAGCGGCAGCGGCGTTGGTGTATCAGTCTGCTCCTCCCACGGCGGCATTTACGGCGGCGCCCGGTGGCTTCTCGGGATTCCGCGTGCCGGCACGAATTCAGGGTGAGGAGGAGCACGACGGCGGCATGTCCGATAAGCCGTCCTCTGCTTCCTCCGATTCTCGCCGTTGA